A portion of the Camelus ferus isolate YT-003-E chromosome 16, BCGSAC_Cfer_1.0, whole genome shotgun sequence genome contains these proteins:
- the DUS1L gene encoding tRNA-dihydrouridine(16/17) synthase [NAD(P)(+)]-like isoform X2: MPKLQGFEFWSRTLGGARHVVAPMVDQSELAWRLLSRRHGAQLCYTPMLHAQVFVRDANYRKENLYCEVCPEDRPLIVQFCANDPEVFVQAALLAQDYCDAIDLNLGCPQMIAKRGHYGAFLQEEWDLLQRMILLAHEKLSVPVTCKIRVFPEIDKTVRYAQMLEKAGCQLLTVHGRTKEQKGPLSGSASWEHIKAVRKAVAIPVFANGNIQCLRDVERCLQDTGVQGVMSAEGNLHNPALFEGRSPAVWELAEEYLDIVRQHPCPLSYVRAHLFKLWHHTLQVHQQLREELAKVKTLEGVVAVSRELRLRCQEDISRQKEGEKPSGSLPFSHWICQPYFRPGPREGSKEGGAARSKRALEDEEGITDILSKNKQKKQLRNPHKTFDPSLKPKYAKCDQCGNPKGSRCVFNLCRGCCKKRAFRETADCPGHGLLFKTKLEKSLAWKGARPQLQEAQQAGPGEASGFPEVVGSALA, from the exons ATGCCAAAGCTGCAGGGCTTCGAGTTCTGGAGCCGCACCCTGGGGGGGGCCCGCCACGTGGTGGCCCCCATGGTGGACCAAAGCGAGCTGGCCTGGAGGCTGCTGAGTCGCCGCCACGGGGCCCAGCTGTGCTACACGCCCATGCTGCACGCCCAGGTCTTCGTCCGCGATGCCAACTACCGCAAAGAGAACCTGTACTGCGAAGTGTGCCCCGAGGACCGGCCCCTCATCGTGCAG TTCTGTGCCAATGACCCAGAGGTGTTTGTCCAGGCGGCTCTCCTGGCGCAGGATTACTGTGACGCCATTGACCTGAATCTGGGTTGCCCGCAGATGATAGCCAAGCGCG GTCACTACGGCGCCTTTCTGCAGGAGGAGTGGGACCTGCTCCAGAGAATGA TTCTGCTCGCTCACGAGAAGCTCTCCGTCCCCGTCACGTGCAAGATCCGCGTCTTCCCAGAGATCGACAAGACCGTGCGGTACGCCCAGATGCTGGAGAAGGCTGGCTGCCAG TTGCTGACAGTGCACGGCCGCACCAAAGAGCAAAAGGGGCCCCTGTCCGGCAGCGCGTCCTGGGAGCACATCAAGGCTGTGCG GAAGGCGGTGGCCATCCCTGTGTTTGCCAACGGGAACATCCAGTGTCTGCGGGATGTGGAGCGCTGCCTCCAGGACACGGGGGTACAGGGGGTCATGAGTGCAG AGGGAAACCTGCACAACCCTGCCCTGTTTGAGGGCCGCAGCCCCGCCGTCTGGGAGCTGGCCGAGGAGTACCTGGACATTGTGCGccagcacccctgccccctgTCCTACGTCCGTGCCCACCTCTTCAAGCTGTGGCACCACAC GCTGCAGGTGCATCAGCAGCTTCGTGAGGAGCTCGCCAAGGTGAAGACCCTGGAGGGCGTTGTGGCGGTGAGCCGGGAGCTGAGGCTGCGGTGTCAG GAGGATATatccaggcagaaggagggagagaagcctTCGGGCAGCTTGCCTTTCTCCCACTGGATCTGCCAGCCCTATTTCCGGCCAGG gcccagggaggggagcaaGGAAGGTGGGGCTGCCCGCAGCAAGCGGGCCCTGGAGGACGAGGAGGGCATCACGGACATCTTGTCCAAGAATAAGCAGAAGAAGCAGCTGAGGAACCCCCACAAGACCTTCGACCCCTCACTGAAGC cAAAATATGCCAAGTGTGATCAGTGTGGAAACCCAAAG GGCAGCAGGTGTGTGTTTAACCTCTGCCGTGGCTGCTGCAAGAAGCGAGCTTTCCGAGAAACCGCTGACTGCCCAG GTCATGGGCTGCTCTTTAAAACCAAACTGGAGAAGTCCCTGGCCTGGAAGGGGGCCCGGCCCCAGCTGCAGGAAGCTcagcaggcagggcctggggaagcAAGTGGCTTTCCTGAGGTCGTGGGCAGTGCCCTGGCCTGA
- the DUS1L gene encoding tRNA-dihydrouridine(16/17) synthase [NAD(P)(+)]-like isoform X1, with amino-acid sequence MPAFHFCANDPEVFVQAALLAQDYCDAIDLNLGCPQMIAKRGHYGAFLQEEWDLLQRMILLAHEKLSVPVTCKIRVFPEIDKTVRYAQMLEKAGCQLLTVHGRTKEQKGPLSGSASWEHIKAVRKAVAIPVFANGNIQCLRDVERCLQDTGVQGVMSAEGNLHNPALFEGRSPAVWELAEEYLDIVRQHPCPLSYVRAHLFKLWHHTLQVHQQLREELAKVKTLEGVVAVSRELRLRCQEDISRQKEGEKPSGSLPFSHWICQPYFRPGPREGSKEGGAARSKRALEDEEGITDILSKNKQKKQLRNPHKTFDPSLKPKYAKCDQCGNPKGSRCVFNLCRGCCKKRAFRETADCPGHGLLFKTKLEKSLAWKGARPQLQEAQQAGPGEASGFPEVVGSALA; translated from the exons ATGCCGGCTTTCCAT TTCTGTGCCAATGACCCAGAGGTGTTTGTCCAGGCGGCTCTCCTGGCGCAGGATTACTGTGACGCCATTGACCTGAATCTGGGTTGCCCGCAGATGATAGCCAAGCGCG GTCACTACGGCGCCTTTCTGCAGGAGGAGTGGGACCTGCTCCAGAGAATGA TTCTGCTCGCTCACGAGAAGCTCTCCGTCCCCGTCACGTGCAAGATCCGCGTCTTCCCAGAGATCGACAAGACCGTGCGGTACGCCCAGATGCTGGAGAAGGCTGGCTGCCAG TTGCTGACAGTGCACGGCCGCACCAAAGAGCAAAAGGGGCCCCTGTCCGGCAGCGCGTCCTGGGAGCACATCAAGGCTGTGCG GAAGGCGGTGGCCATCCCTGTGTTTGCCAACGGGAACATCCAGTGTCTGCGGGATGTGGAGCGCTGCCTCCAGGACACGGGGGTACAGGGGGTCATGAGTGCAG AGGGAAACCTGCACAACCCTGCCCTGTTTGAGGGCCGCAGCCCCGCCGTCTGGGAGCTGGCCGAGGAGTACCTGGACATTGTGCGccagcacccctgccccctgTCCTACGTCCGTGCCCACCTCTTCAAGCTGTGGCACCACAC GCTGCAGGTGCATCAGCAGCTTCGTGAGGAGCTCGCCAAGGTGAAGACCCTGGAGGGCGTTGTGGCGGTGAGCCGGGAGCTGAGGCTGCGGTGTCAG GAGGATATatccaggcagaaggagggagagaagcctTCGGGCAGCTTGCCTTTCTCCCACTGGATCTGCCAGCCCTATTTCCGGCCAGG gcccagggaggggagcaaGGAAGGTGGGGCTGCCCGCAGCAAGCGGGCCCTGGAGGACGAGGAGGGCATCACGGACATCTTGTCCAAGAATAAGCAGAAGAAGCAGCTGAGGAACCCCCACAAGACCTTCGACCCCTCACTGAAGC cAAAATATGCCAAGTGTGATCAGTGTGGAAACCCAAAG GGCAGCAGGTGTGTGTTTAACCTCTGCCGTGGCTGCTGCAAGAAGCGAGCTTTCCGAGAAACCGCTGACTGCCCAG GTCATGGGCTGCTCTTTAAAACCAAACTGGAGAAGTCCCTGGCCTGGAAGGGGGCCCGGCCCCAGCTGCAGGAAGCTcagcaggcagggcctggggaagcAAGTGGCTTTCCTGAGGTCGTGGGCAGTGCCCTGGCCTGA